From one Humulus lupulus chromosome 8, drHumLupu1.1, whole genome shotgun sequence genomic stretch:
- the LOC133796969 gene encoding uncharacterized protein LOC133796969: protein MACTQLCHQILRPNTALCVSSRRLSTSGATTLSFPSSKRTFSLAHNSKWAVRLSLVEQSPQKSTVVVQRLVDFLYEDLPHLFDDQGIDRTAYDESVKFRDPITKHDSISGYLYNIALLKNLFRPDFFLHWVKQTGPYEITTRWSMVMKFILLPWKPELVFTGTSVMGINPETGKFCSHLDYWDSIKNNDYFSVEGLWEVFKQLRIYKTPDLGTPKYQILKKTANYEVRKYEPFIVVEGSVDKLSGSTGFNDVTGYIFGKNSAMEKIPMTTPVFTEAFDSELSNVSIQVALPLDKDINSLPDPNKDTISLRKVEGGIAAVLKFSGKPTEDVVSEKEKFLRSCLIKDGLKPRVGCLLARYNDPGRTWSFIMRNEVLIWVDEFTLD from the exons ATGGCTTGCACACAACTCTGCCACCAAATTCTCCGGCCAAACACTGCCTTATGTGTCAGTTCTCGACGACTTAGTACCTCCGGAGCCACTACCCTTTCATTCCCATCGTCCAAGAGAACTTTTAGCCTTGCCCACAACTCCAAATGGGCTGTAAGACTAAGCTTGGTGGAGCAGAGCCCACAAAAATCGACTGTGGTCGTCCAACGGTTGGTGGATTTCTTGTATGAGGATTTACCCCATCTCTTTGATGACCAGGGGATTGATCGGACGGCCTATGATGAAAGTGTCAAGTTCCGGGACCCAATTACTAAGCATGATTCCATAAGTGGGTACCTGTATAACATAGCCCTTTTGAAGAATCTCTTCAGGCCTGATTTTTTTTTGCACTGGGTCAAACAG ACAGGTCCATATGAAATAACAACAAGGTGGAGTATGGTTATGAAGTTCATTCTTTTACCATGGAAACCAGAGTTGGTTTTCACAGGAACCTCTGTTATGGGCATCAACCCTGAGACTGGAAAGTTTTGCAGCCACTTG GACTACTGGGATTCTATAAAAAACAATGATTATTTTTCTGTAGAAGGTTTGTGGGAGGTATTCAAGCAG CTTAGAATTTACAAGACTCCTGACCTGGGAACACCCAAGTATCAGATACTGAAGAAAACGGCAAACTATGAG GTGAGAAAGTATGAACCGTTTATAGTTGTGGAAGGAAGTGTAGACAAGCTCTCAGGCTCCACTGGATTTAACGATGTCACCGG GTACATTTTTGGAAAGAATTCCGCCATGGAAAAGATACCGATGACAACTCCTGTCTTCACTGAAGCTTTTGATTCTGAGTTATCCAATGTATCCATCCAAGTAGCTCTTCCACTTGACAAAGATATCAACAG TTTACCCGATCCAAATAAAGACACAATAAGCTTGAGAAAGGTTGAAGGAGGCATAGCAGCCGTGCTTAAGTTCAGTGGGAAGCCAACTGAGGATGTTGTTTCAGAAAAGGAGAAATTTCTGCGGTCGTGCCTCATCAAAGATGGTCTTAAACCAAGAGTAGGTTGTTTGCTGGCTCGTTACAATGATCCAGGAAGAACATGGAGTTTTATAATG AGGAATGAAGTTCTAATATGGGTCGATGAGTTCACACTGGACTAG